A single Phoenix dactylifera cultivar Barhee BC4 chromosome 1, palm_55x_up_171113_PBpolish2nd_filt_p, whole genome shotgun sequence DNA region contains:
- the LOC120112002 gene encoding LOW QUALITY PROTEIN: putative disease resistance protein RGA3 (The sequence of the model RefSeq protein was modified relative to this genomic sequence to represent the inferred CDS: inserted 1 base in 1 codon; deleted 2 bases in 2 codons) — MGKKLKDIVERIDGLEAEGAKFAFRENPQPRTEDRPQTHSFVVESEVIGRQEDKEKIVNLLLNQRENENVTVHSIHGMGGMGKTTLAQLVYGDQRVKNHFQMHIWVCVSEEFSVPELVKFIIASAKKEKCDLPDMDLLQLSLREVLSGKRYLLXMDDVWNQDSEKWDELKNLLGTGGDGSAILVTTRSDQVSRIMGASTSHLLRPLSEDDSWTLFSKRAFVTEAEERPELIEIGKKIVNKCKGLPFSRLAVKTLGSLMRTKKEEKDWLDVMRSEIWDTKVGEDGILPVLRLSYNHLPPHLKQCFAFCSIYPKDYEMEKGMLIQLWIANGFVPSEGRKELEATGEEIFEELVGRSFVQEPAQSDEKIIYGYKRRAKYMMHDMMHDLAKSIMGSDCSQLLKSSHLEELPNNIRHLFVSGPRQLDIGKILNKFPNIFTLLVDKNLPRYMDC; from the exons ATGGGGAAGAAGTTAAAAGATATTGTAGAGAGGATAGATGGACTTGAAGCAGAGGGTGCTAAGTTTGCGTTTAGAGAAAATCCACAGCCACGCACCGAGGACAGACCACAAACCCACTCCTTTGTTGTTGAATCAGAAGTCATCGGTAGACaagaagataaagaaaaaattgtGAACTTGCTGCTCAATCAGCGTGAGAATGAGAACGTCACTGTCCATTCCATACATGGCATGGGAGGAATGGGCAAGACCACCCTTGCTCAACTGGTCTACGGAGACCAGAGGGTGAAGAACCATTTCCAAATGCACATATGGGTCTGCGTGTCTGAAGAGTTTTCA GTTCCAGAGCTGGTTAAATTCATCATAGCTTCAGCTAAAAAGGAAAAGTGTGATCTGCCAGACATGGATTTATTG CAGCTCAGCCTTCGAGAAGTGCTGAGTGGGAAAAGATATCTAC TAATGGACGACGTTTGGAATCAGGATTCAGAGAAGTGGGATgagttaaaaaatttattgggAACTGGTGGAGATGGTAGTGCAATTCTTGTTACTACCCGCAGTGACCAGGTCTCGCGAATCATGGGCGCATCAACCTCTCATCTTTTACGGCCGCTATCTGAGGATGATTCTTGGACTTTGTTTAGCAAAAGAGCATTTGTAACAGAAGCAGAAGAACGTCCAGAGCTGATTGAAATTGGCAAGAAGATTGTGAACAAGTGTAAGGGACTTCCCTTTAGCAGACTAGCAGTAAAGACCCTGGGGAGTTTGATGCGcaccaaaaaagaagaaaaggattgGTTGGATGTAATGAGAAGTGAGATTTGGGATACGAAGGTTGGTGAGGATGGGATCTTACCTGTTTTGAGGTTGAGCTACAATCACTTGCCTCCACATTTGAAGCAATGCTTTGCCTTCTGCTCCATATACCCCAAGGATTATGAGATGGAAAAAGGTATGTTGATCCAACTGTGGATAGCTAATGGATTCGTTCCGTCTGAAGGAAGAAAGGAGTTGGAAGCTACGGGTGAGGAGATATTTGAGGAACTGGTTGGGAGATCATTCGTTCAGGAGCCTGCGCAAAGCgatgaaaaaattatatatggatATAAAAGAAGAGCAAAATACATGATGCATGACATGATGCATGACCTTGCAAAATCTATCATGGGGAGCGATTGTTCTCAGTTATTGAAATCTAGTCATTTGGAAGAATTACCTAATAATATCCGTCATTTGTTTGTATCTGGCCCTCGCCAATTAGACATTGGTAAAATTCTAAATAAATTCCCGAACATCTTCACACTCTTGGTAGATAAAAACTTACCACGATATATGGACTGCTGA